The nucleotide sequence GAGCAGTAAAATTATTTGAAAACCTAAACAcataatctgtgtgtgtgtgtgtattgtgcaCCCACCTCACTCTATTGACCAGCAGACACTTGATTGTCCTTAGACTGGACAGTAGTTTTGACCTTTCCGTTGACTCGTTGAACTGACCAAActggtaatttaaaaaaaaaaaaaaaaaagataaaatatgtcaaattaaGCTTAAAGGTTTGTTTAAACATCCAATGtgcagaatgtgtgtgtgtgtgtgtgtgtgtgtgtgtgtgtgtgtgtgtgtgtgtgtgtgtgtgtgtgtgtgtgattgtgattgTGGCATATATCCATTTTCTCATGGCATACATTTTTGgcagaaaaatgagaaattcCCAAATTGATGCAATTTATGTGCAACCCGTTAATCTCAGTGTCACTGAATCGCGTCTGTGATGAggttttactgtaattacacattaacaaaatatacattttaattaactgCAGGTCTGTTATTGTATACATGTGAGCAAGGACCCAGAGACATAgacatacaaaaaaacccacccTAAGTATGGATTGTATAGTCTGCAGTGGGTATGTGATGGTGGTGGCGACAGCTTTGGAAACAGCGCCGATCATGAAGACCTCCAGAGATGACAGCttgggagaagaagaaagaaacttGTCACTTTTCTGTCTGACACAAgtgtttttgtgcagttttatatTACCATTGCTATAGAGACTTTAAGATCTTTCACTTATTCACTTTACTAAGTTTCACTCATTCACTTTACTAAGTGAATAAGTGAAACTCCCCTCTTATCCACCATCGCTCCAGTAGAcagcaaaaatgtcagaatgcaCGTGGTGTGAAAGTGTTCAGACACACATGCTCACCGTAAACTGTCAGGTTACATCTGCCTCCATGTTCCCTCTGACCTCTGCTTAAGCCTCACATGACTCATGTGGACAGAATTACCAAGTCTCATAACGAGAGTCTACTCATCCAGATAATGGGATGTCCTCAAATAACTCCTCTCCTTTACACTGTCATTGCAAGCCCATATgtatgcattttcatttgtattaAAACCATGATGTAGCAGTTTTGTTTCACTGTAACATtactgcattattattattattaagcgTAAGCAGGTTTTACAAGTTTTCAATGAATCGACAGCTGTAGAAATAATGGAGGAGTGTTTGAAAAGTTTCAAGATGAGTCATCTGAGCTCATATAGGGTGTATTAGCTCAGTGAATTTTTTTATCCTTATTATCCAACACACCCATCATTCCTCCCTCTGACGTACTTCTCTGATTTCAGCACATCTTACCTTTCcttcaaatgttcaaatgcaCATGTACTCCTATCcctccctcatctctctccctctctctcgttCTCACTCACCTCCCTGGGAATTCCTCTCCTCAGCTGCCTTTTCAGACCTTCATAAATCATGAACTGGATGGCAGGGTTCAGCACCAACAGCAGGGAAGGGAAGGTGCCGTTCCACAGTGCTCCCACACCCTCGTCACGGATGATCTGCGCAAATGCATCTGCAAAAGTAATAATAGCCATTattggagaaagagagagaaagagagattatATCCCAAGAACATCCAAGTATGCCACTAAACATCAGGAATACTGACTAGGGATGGGCCAGTATCAAATTTTACAATTATCATAGGTAAAAATATCATgattaaatgttattatcatgATAAAGTTTTCTGAAATCCGACTGTTAGTGCTAAAATATAGTTAATTTACACAATGATCTAATGGAAATTAGGTTGTTGACtggaaatcactttaaatgcagctcagtgtctgtgtctcttATATGCACCCATTCATATTTTGAAAACACTCATGAATTTTTCATAATGAAACTGAGCGATTGATTTCTGGAGTGCAAGAACTTTGTAGTAAGTGTTATCCGCTGGGTGTCCATATCACTACtaacaaacacaagcagagcTGAAGCTGACCAGTGAGGAAGAACATGATGTTTGTGATCTTGACGCAGGGAGTTTGGACTCTTTCTCAATTTAGTCAACATTATGACTGAACACCTGAAAGCTAGCCACACTTCAGTGGGCTCACGGCTAATGTTATAATAGGAAGTCATGGCCTGAGTAGCCATAGCTCGACAGACAGGAGATTGGTTCTCTGGGCTGTCTCTGTTTGATCAGTCCAGAGTGCCTTCCTTGGGgctaaacaaaataaaactgctaATGAAGGCAGGagtgctgctctgtgtttacTCTGAAACAACGATAATCATGGTGATGAAAATGGTTGCTGATACTGATATCGTCAGAGTGTTTCACCTCAGCACATAGTAATAAGGTACACTGGCACATCTCTAATACTGACTCACAAAAGAGCATTCTGTATGAACATGACCAGACAATGACCATTTACCCAAAATGCCAGAGTAGTTGGTGGGGTGTATGTCTGCATTGCGGAACTTGGAGCCCTGAAGCTTCAGCCTGGTGTTGACCACCCACAAAGGAGTCGTGACAAGTACGTTTATAACACCTAGAGAGACAAGGAGGCAGTTGAAAATCAAGACTGTGACAATATTTGCAAATCTTTTAGCATTGTCTCTCTAGAAGATCTGAATAATTCATTACACATCATGACACAATGAAGATGGCTGACATTATTCTCCTTGGCTGATATTAATATGATATGCAGAAGTCTCTGCtgatcaaatacattttctcatgcTGAATCATGAGGTGTGACTTTGACTATCAAGATTTGAGACTGCAGGAGCACAAAGGAGTGTGAGTGTTACGTTATTCTTGGTGTTATACACCGAGAGCATTACATACTTAACCTCTGGTGACATATGGACATTAGTGTTGAAAACAAAATTAGAAAGGAAAAAGTTAAAAGGTCACACTGCTTAATCATGAGAAAAGGGATATGGACTCCAATCCCAAATTAGATGGACATACTGGTCCTGAGTAACTAAAACAAGGTTTTAAGGATCTGGACAATGACCATCTCACCTGCAGCAATGCCTATGATTAAGTCAGTGCTCGGTGCTGACTGATGTCCCTTCAGCCACCTAGCCTTCAGGCTGTGAAAGCAGTAGAAGTAGACAAAGTTGGAGCAGCATAGGCTGCAGATGACCGGGAACCAACCTCTGTATGGAGCTAGTCTGCAGGGGGGACAGCAAACACAGGAACATGATCTTAGAGCACTTCTACTGCTAAACAGATGAGGGGCTTTGACAGTTCTGCTGGAGATGTGAGGTGCTTGTGATGTATTGGTGTCTTTGTGCAACATACTTGTTTACAATCTACAGAAACTGTTTGACCTCTATATAGACAATGTATGTTGTTGTCCATTTGTTGTTTCTATGtgtatatatctttttttttttttttttgcttgtataTAATAatcatatgtttatgtttacatatCTATGTTCAGCTTTGTTGTCCTTGTTTTGCCTGTATGTCCATGTGTATCTCCTGAACATTGTTCTATGTAAGTAGATTAAGAGCCACTAGAAACCAGAGTCAAATGTTTCAACTTTGGTGTCTTAATTGGTAATATTCAAATGACTCTGGGTGCACCGTGAGAGCAACATTGGCTCCGTTTCTACATACAGTaatagtcaaaagtttggatactTCCTCATTCAAAGGAATGGGAAGGTGTttgatactgtatataaactgacAAAGCTGACACATAAAATCAAGACTTTACTGGCAAGCAATGAGGGTTCAAATCGGGTCTAAATTTCACTCACAGTCCTTCCTCTTTGACAATTTCTGCTAGAACGGCTGGAGTTGATTTGGCCTTCCTCTTCTCATCCACTGGACACAAACAAGAGACAGCTTGTTTTAAATAACATCATTACATCGATTACTATAATAACTGCAAATAAGAATACATTTCTACCAC is from Thunnus maccoyii chromosome 18, fThuMac1.1, whole genome shotgun sequence and encodes:
- the slc25a17 gene encoding peroxisomal membrane protein PMP34, with amino-acid sequence MSSEVFSYESLVHAVSGAVGSVTAMTVFFPLDTARLRLQVDEKRKAKSTPAVLAEIVKEEGLLAPYRGWFPVICSLCCSNFVYFYCFHSLKARWLKGHQSAPSTDLIIGIAAGVINVLVTTPLWVVNTRLKLQGSKFRNADIHPTNYSGILDAFAQIIRDEGVGALWNGTFPSLLLVLNPAIQFMIYEGLKRQLRRGIPRELSSLEVFMIGAVSKAVATTITYPLQTIQSILRFGQFNESTERSKLLSSLRTIKCLLVNRVRKYGMLGLFKGLEAKLLQTVLTAALMFLLYEKIASCTFKVMGLNNSHYKNR